Proteins co-encoded in one Saprospira grandis genomic window:
- a CDS encoding ion transporter, translating into MGTAKKTTFFSRLFLNDRNILALISLNAVIIFFQGFPDTGYEQLFTYLDDLLTVLFLTELLVKARHYGLQEYLRSHWNRFDLTLILLSLPSLLVHIIPDLTDYVNVSFLMVLRVLRVFKFFRFIQFFPQVEHIFRSISEALKASFMVLVGFFVLVFIMAIISTFFFQEAAPNMFGNPLKAYYVIFQVFTVEGWNGVTDALVEEAQFSPVAEFFTKAYFIFMLIMGGVFGLSIVNSIFVDAMVSDHDETEQQFEDVEQELKKMHSKMDRLLALLEAKGVLPEELEDTDEEQKD; encoded by the coding sequence TTAGCCTCAATGCGGTGATTATCTTTTTTCAGGGGTTTCCCGATACGGGCTATGAGCAGCTTTTTACCTATTTGGACGATCTGCTCACGGTTCTTTTCCTGACCGAGCTGCTTGTTAAGGCTAGACATTATGGCCTGCAGGAGTATCTGCGTTCGCATTGGAACCGCTTTGACCTTACGCTGATTTTGCTCTCTTTGCCCTCCTTGTTGGTCCATATTATTCCGGACCTAACGGATTATGTGAATGTGAGCTTTTTGATGGTGCTGCGGGTCTTGCGGGTCTTTAAGTTCTTTCGATTTATCCAGTTTTTTCCGCAGGTGGAGCATATTTTCCGCTCGATTAGCGAGGCCCTAAAGGCTTCTTTTATGGTCTTGGTCGGCTTTTTTGTTTTGGTCTTTATCATGGCCATTATTTCCACTTTTTTCTTCCAAGAAGCGGCGCCCAATATGTTTGGCAATCCGCTCAAGGCCTATTATGTCATCTTCCAAGTCTTTACGGTAGAGGGCTGGAACGGAGTGACCGACGCTTTGGTGGAGGAGGCCCAATTTTCGCCAGTGGCCGAGTTTTTTACCAAGGCCTATTTTATTTTTATGCTCATTATGGGGGGCGTTTTTGGCCTCTCTATCGTCAACTCGATCTTTGTGGATGCCATGGTCAGTGACCATGATGAAACCGAGCAGCAATTTGAGGATGTGGAGCAGGAACTGAAAAAAATGCACAGTAAAATGGACCGTCTACTCGCCCTTTTAGAGGCTAAGGGCGTTTTGCCAGAAGAGCTAGAGGATACCGATGAGGAGCAAAAGGATTAG
- the mtaB gene encoding tRNA (N(6)-L-threonylcarbamoyladenosine(37)-C(2))-methylthiotransferase MtaB: protein MATPRTVAFYTLGCKLNYSETSSIGRLFEEAGYGEVPFNEGADIYVINTCSVTDFADKKCRKVVRSALRKAPHAFVVVIGCYAQLKPQEIADIPGVDLVLGAAQKFRILDYVNDLSKAPEKGMVYAGEVQEANEFIDSFSFGDRTRSFLKVQDGCNYKCSFCTIPQARGKSRSDTVAQAVANAHKIAEMGIKEIVLTGVNLGDFGNGTEVIEGMKPKKEALFIDLIKELDQVEGIDRFRISSIEPNLLTEEIIDFVAQSKRFLPHFHVPLQSGNNKQLKAMRRRYKRELYAQRVAWIREKMPQACIGVDVIVGFPGETDEDFKETYEFIRSLPVSYLHVFTYSERANTPAAEMEGKVPMHIRRERNEMLRILSEKKKLAFYQQQLGQEELVLLEAKEQEGKMFGFTRNYVKVALPYKEEWINSLQPIKLKKEEYLADELVVEAELLPA, encoded by the coding sequence TTGGCAACTCCAAGAACTGTAGCCTTTTATACCTTAGGCTGCAAACTCAACTACTCTGAAACGTCTAGCATTGGCCGTCTTTTTGAAGAGGCGGGCTATGGCGAAGTTCCCTTTAATGAGGGGGCTGATATTTATGTCATCAACACCTGTTCGGTGACCGACTTTGCGGATAAAAAGTGTCGGAAGGTGGTGCGTTCTGCTTTGCGCAAGGCGCCGCATGCCTTTGTGGTGGTCATTGGTTGTTATGCGCAGCTCAAGCCGCAGGAAATTGCCGATATTCCGGGGGTGGATTTGGTCCTTGGAGCCGCCCAAAAGTTTCGGATTCTCGATTATGTGAATGATTTGAGCAAGGCGCCCGAAAAAGGGATGGTTTATGCGGGAGAAGTACAAGAAGCCAATGAATTTATAGATTCATTTTCTTTTGGCGACCGCACTCGTTCTTTTTTGAAGGTGCAGGATGGTTGTAATTATAAATGCTCATTTTGTACGATTCCGCAGGCTAGAGGAAAGAGCCGCAGCGATACGGTAGCGCAGGCCGTGGCCAATGCGCATAAAATTGCCGAGATGGGCATTAAGGAAATTGTGCTCACGGGGGTGAATTTAGGGGATTTTGGGAATGGCACTGAGGTCATTGAGGGGATGAAGCCTAAAAAAGAGGCCTTATTTATTGATTTGATCAAGGAATTGGACCAAGTAGAGGGCATTGATCGTTTTCGGATTTCTTCTATAGAGCCCAATCTTTTGACCGAAGAAATTATTGACTTTGTGGCCCAATCTAAGCGGTTTTTGCCACATTTTCATGTTCCCTTACAATCGGGCAACAACAAGCAGCTCAAGGCGATGCGTCGTCGGTACAAAAGAGAATTGTATGCGCAGCGAGTGGCTTGGATTCGGGAGAAAATGCCTCAGGCTTGTATTGGGGTAGATGTCATTGTGGGTTTTCCGGGAGAGACGGATGAAGACTTTAAGGAGACCTATGAATTTATTCGGAGTTTGCCTGTTTCTTATTTGCATGTTTTTACCTATTCGGAGCGGGCCAATACGCCTGCGGCGGAGATGGAGGGCAAAGTGCCCATGCATATTCGCAGAGAGCGCAACGAGATGCTTCGGATTTTGTCGGAGAAAAAGAAACTGGCCTTTTATCAGCAGCAATTGGGGCAGGAAGAGCTGGTCCTATTGGAGGCCAAGGAGCAAGAGGGAAAAATGTTTGGGTTTACCCGCAACTACGTCAAAGTGGCCTTGCCTTATAAAGAAGAGTGGATCAACAGCTTGCAGCCGATTAAATTGAAGAAAGAGGAATACCTAGCCGATGAATTGGTGGTAGAGGCAGAACTACTTCCCGCCTAA
- a CDS encoding toxin-antitoxin system YwqK family antitoxin: MMYKYILVCFLVLPYYLGAQSDSSRLALTSEYSLVSVKGGDSLFLRKMYNADTLVEEVYIQSGKIIGQYKSYYSDGSRKRIGTYDRYGRATGQWKSWHSGGNMSSELHYKDGGLNGAAKFYYPSGRLREEGRFMSRKTQMIVSGQIVEQQLEARIGKWKSYHTNGKIKSEGDYWWPGIKDRSYEDYWEEQGSMESGEFIQAWEGDLRHGEWKFYNESGVLEKVEYYHKGELTERNMGGN; the protein is encoded by the coding sequence ATGATGTATAAGTATATTTTAGTGTGTTTTTTGGTCTTGCCCTATTATTTGGGGGCACAGAGCGACAGCAGTCGATTGGCCTTGACGAGCGAATACAGCTTAGTATCTGTAAAGGGGGGCGACAGTTTATTTTTGCGCAAGATGTACAATGCAGACACCTTAGTAGAGGAAGTGTATATACAGAGCGGGAAAATCATTGGGCAGTACAAAAGCTACTATAGTGATGGGAGTCGGAAGCGGATAGGGACCTATGACCGTTATGGGCGAGCGACGGGGCAGTGGAAGAGTTGGCATTCGGGCGGAAACATGTCCAGTGAACTACATTATAAAGATGGCGGCTTGAATGGGGCGGCCAAGTTTTACTATCCCTCGGGGCGTTTGCGAGAAGAGGGGCGTTTTATGAGTCGCAAGACCCAGATGATTGTATCGGGTCAGATTGTGGAGCAGCAGCTAGAGGCTCGGATAGGGAAGTGGAAGAGCTATCATACTAATGGGAAGATCAAGAGCGAGGGCGACTATTGGTGGCCGGGTATCAAGGACCGCAGTTATGAAGACTATTGGGAAGAGCAGGGGAGCATGGAAAGCGGGGAATTTATACAGGCCTGGGAGGGCGACTTGCGTCATGGTGAGTGGAAATTTTATAATGAGTCGGGAGTTTTGGAAAAGGTAGAATACTACCATAAAGGGGAATTGACGGAGCGCAACATGGGGGGAAATTGA
- a CDS encoding stage II sporulation protein M, with protein MRETKFIEKNKDKWIEFEEVLASKDQDPEKLSELFTELTDDLSYSRTFYPNRSVRVYLNNISQAVFDSIYKNRKSRWKRFLQFWSKDLPQLIYESRVDFLLSFAIFILAVGIGVFSSIMDPDFPRVILGDGYVEMTYENIRKGEPMSVYQDEDQTGMFMRIAWNNLRVAFGTFILGLLFGVGTIYILIQNGIMVGAFQFLFIREGIYWDSILTIWLHGAVEISCIIIAGAAGLHLGRALLFPGTYSRLQSLQLAARRALSIYMAIVPLIILAAFIEGYITRYSDASYVVRAILIIASFVFMGGYFVWYPWRVGRRQQTAEEGELELPVAKEVPINLKMIKNQGQVFMDAFKLYRQQLLRLALGSAAMAFVYTAVSIKMEYYFEFHQAGFLFSFFEALAYTGYHIAQFLFLEELGLRWLLNVGAMSVILHIALSGVSAKANGPMSWAKHALLYPNALLASALMNFLFISYGNEDYYIMIFLYLLFVIPILAHGLAVSYNEQKNLIVSIPLWFKHLGKNYLSMMGNYVVGVLMSFIFLFLTTAPLVDFYFNSFMTLLPISEEGAQLYYTSFNLFLHAFSLCFMFPLVFLVMSIGERSYKQTVAAEDLFDHIGQLGQQKKSYGMERE; from the coding sequence ATGCGTGAGACTAAATTTATAGAAAAGAATAAGGACAAGTGGATAGAGTTTGAGGAAGTATTGGCTTCTAAGGACCAAGACCCTGAAAAGCTGAGTGAGCTATTTACGGAGTTGACCGATGACTTATCTTATTCTCGGACCTTTTACCCCAACCGTTCGGTGCGGGTATACCTCAACAATATATCGCAGGCTGTATTTGACAGCATTTATAAGAACCGGAAGAGTCGCTGGAAGCGATTTCTACAGTTTTGGTCCAAGGACCTGCCTCAGCTCATTTATGAGTCTAGAGTTGATTTTCTATTGTCTTTTGCCATCTTTATTTTGGCGGTGGGCATTGGGGTATTCTCATCGATTATGGACCCTGATTTTCCCCGAGTCATTTTGGGTGATGGTTATGTTGAGATGACCTATGAAAACATTCGTAAGGGCGAGCCGATGTCTGTCTATCAGGATGAGGATCAGACGGGCATGTTTATGCGGATTGCTTGGAACAACCTGCGGGTAGCTTTTGGGACCTTTATACTGGGATTACTTTTTGGTGTGGGGACCATCTACATTCTCATTCAGAATGGGATTATGGTGGGTGCTTTTCAGTTTTTATTTATTCGGGAGGGCATTTATTGGGACTCTATCCTGACCATTTGGCTGCATGGGGCCGTAGAAATTTCTTGTATTATCATTGCTGGAGCGGCAGGCCTACATTTGGGTCGGGCCTTATTGTTTCCGGGTACCTACAGTCGCTTGCAATCCTTGCAATTGGCGGCTAGGCGGGCCTTGAGTATCTATATGGCCATTGTGCCTTTGATTATATTGGCGGCCTTTATTGAGGGCTATATCACTCGTTATAGCGATGCCTCTTATGTGGTTCGGGCCATTTTGATTATTGCCTCTTTTGTATTTATGGGGGGCTACTTTGTTTGGTACCCTTGGCGGGTGGGTCGTCGACAGCAGACGGCGGAGGAAGGTGAGCTAGAGTTGCCGGTGGCCAAGGAGGTTCCGATCAACCTCAAAATGATTAAGAATCAGGGCCAAGTATTTATGGATGCCTTCAAGCTATATCGTCAGCAACTGCTTCGTTTGGCTTTGGGCTCGGCGGCTATGGCCTTTGTTTATACGGCTGTGAGTATTAAGATGGAGTACTACTTTGAGTTTCATCAGGCTGGATTCCTATTCTCATTTTTCGAGGCATTGGCCTATACGGGTTACCATATTGCTCAATTTTTATTTTTAGAAGAATTGGGGCTACGTTGGTTGCTCAATGTTGGGGCCATGTCGGTTATTTTGCACATTGCACTTTCTGGCGTTTCGGCTAAGGCCAATGGGCCAATGAGTTGGGCCAAACATGCCTTGCTATATCCCAATGCTTTATTAGCAAGTGCCCTAATGAACTTCTTGTTTATTAGTTATGGCAATGAGGACTACTACATCATGATTTTCCTTTATCTGCTCTTTGTTATTCCCATTTTGGCCCATGGCTTAGCGGTTAGTTATAATGAGCAGAAGAACCTGATTGTGAGCATTCCGCTTTGGTTTAAGCATTTGGGCAAAAACTACCTCTCGATGATGGGGAACTATGTAGTGGGCGTACTGATGAGCTTTATTTTTCTTTTTCTCACAACAGCTCCCTTGGTCGATTTTTACTTTAACTCTTTTATGACGCTACTGCCTATCTCTGAGGAGGGGGCACAGCTCTACTATACCAGTTTTAATCTCTTTTTGCATGCCTTTTCGCTCTGCTTTATGTTCCCCTTGGTCTTTTTGGTGATGAGCATTGGCGAGCGAAGCTATAAGCAGACCGTGGCCGCAGAAGATTTATTTGATCATATTGGCCAATTGGGCCAGCAAAAGAAAAGTTATGGAATGGAAAGGGAGTAG